In one window of Ruminococcus hominis DNA:
- a CDS encoding PHP domain-containing protein encodes MKIDMHCHVKEGSVDSRVSVEEYITILKEKGFQGMVITDHNTYNGYRYWKEHIKGKRHTDFVVLKGIEYDTRDAGHILVIMPEGVKMKLLELRGMPAPVLIDLVHRNGGVLGPAHPCGEKYLSFTNTKRFYKSPELMKRFDFVEAFNCCESPESNDGAMKLAEKYGKVKVGGSDSHKTDCIGKAYTILPEPVTCETELISMIHKKTKFQVGGTFYTKTTKEKMGKINKILAYSFWVYNKSGELLRRHGRNSKMEEENPFDPIDPIELYLQGKE; translated from the coding sequence ATGAAAATTGATATGCACTGCCATGTAAAAGAAGGCTCTGTTGACAGTAGGGTTAGCGTAGAAGAATATATTACGATCTTAAAAGAAAAAGGATTTCAGGGAATGGTCATAACAGACCATAACACGTATAACGGATATCGTTATTGGAAAGAACATATCAAAGGAAAACGACACACAGATTTTGTAGTGTTAAAAGGAATTGAGTATGATACGAGGGATGCAGGACATATTCTTGTGATTATGCCGGAAGGTGTGAAGATGAAGCTTCTGGAGCTTCGTGGAATGCCGGCACCGGTGCTGATCGATTTGGTACATCGTAATGGAGGTGTATTGGGACCGGCACATCCATGTGGTGAAAAGTATTTAAGCTTTACGAATACAAAACGTTTTTACAAGTCCCCGGAATTGATGAAACGATTTGATTTTGTCGAGGCATTTAATTGCTGTGAGTCTCCCGAGTCGAATGATGGTGCAATGAAGCTTGCGGAAAAATATGGAAAAGTGAAAGTGGGCGGAAGTGATTCCCATAAGACAGATTGTATTGGAAAAGCATATACTATTTTACCTGAGCCTGTAACATGTGAAACAGAATTGATTTCTATGATTCACAAAAAGACAAAATTTCAGGTTGGTGGTACATTCTATACGAAGACAACAAAAGAAAAGATGGGAAAGATCAATAAGATTCTGGCATATTCATTCTGGGTTTATAATAAGAGTGGGGAGCTCTTAAGGAGGCATGGAAGGAATTCCAAGATGGAAGAGGAGAATCCGTTTGATCCGATTGATCCAATTGAATTA
- a CDS encoding TM7S3/TM198-like domain-containing protein, producing the protein MDISTIADQVYQYLKSVNSDTVNQVVSENMMIALIVTTVIGIFLSMFGLKLIRLWSALLGLVAGAGIGFAVTELAGLEPMIVVGATIGGGIVLAFLAGFFYRFGIFLMALLTGTYIAILFVNPQDWIFLGVCLAIGLVIALLALKFVEPIMIVVTSILGGVLAGDAIATLAEFDNPIFGYGIMVLVAIVGGIIQFTLESGKRKKKNLKKAAEIREQNSTENEVEKARAMFDDAILLDDEPDDKSDDKPDDKPKKEPDLSYLDEIDLDDEEYEDEEESDYVDGYNPDDYTDLDDLEDDDDFIIITDDDK; encoded by the coding sequence ATGGACATAAGTACAATAGCTGATCAAGTATATCAATATCTTAAAAGTGTAAATTCAGATACAGTGAATCAGGTTGTAAGTGAAAACATGATGATTGCGCTGATTGTTACAACTGTGATAGGTATATTTTTAAGTATGTTTGGTTTAAAACTGATTCGTTTGTGGAGTGCACTTCTTGGACTTGTTGCAGGTGCCGGAATTGGTTTTGCTGTGACAGAATTAGCAGGATTAGAACCGATGATTGTGGTAGGAGCAACCATTGGAGGCGGAATTGTATTGGCATTTCTGGCAGGATTTTTTTATCGTTTTGGAATATTTTTGATGGCACTTCTGACAGGAACTTACATTGCAATCCTGTTCGTGAATCCACAGGATTGGATTTTCCTGGGTGTATGTCTGGCAATTGGCCTTGTCATCGCATTACTGGCATTGAAGTTTGTAGAACCAATCATGATTGTTGTGACAAGTATACTCGGTGGAGTGCTCGCAGGGGATGCAATTGCTACATTGGCGGAGTTTGATAATCCAATTTTCGGATACGGAATCATGGTACTGGTTGCAATTGTCGGTGGTATAATTCAATTCACACTGGAATCCGGTAAGCGTAAAAAGAAGAATTTGAAAAAAGCAGCTGAGATAAGAGAACAGAATTCTACAGAGAATGAGGTAGAAAAAGCAAGAGCTATGTTCGATGATGCCATTTTGTTAGATGACGAGCCGGACGATAAGTCAGATGATAAACCGGATGACAAGCCGAAGAAAGAACCAGACTTGAGTTATCTGGATGAAATCGATTTGGATGACGAAGAATATGAAGATGAAGAAGAAAGTGATTATGTTGACGGCTACAATCCAGACGATTATACAGATTTAGATGATCTGGAAGATGATGATGATTTTATTATTATTACAGATGATGATAAGTAA
- the asnA gene encoding aspartate--ammonia ligase — translation MEHLTIPEGYSSPLTIRETEVAIKEVKDYFERALAKSLHLTRVSAPLFVRPESGLNDNLNGVERPVSFGIKEQDDAPAEIVHSLAKWKRYALKHYNFHSGEGLYTDMSAIRRDEDTDNIHSIYVDQWDWEKVISKEERNTETLEYTVRKVFSALKETENYISRRYNYIEPLLPDDIFFVTSQELEDMYPDKTPKQREYLIAKAKKAVFISQIGKELASGEKHDGRAPDYDDWDLNGDIIVYYPVLDIALELSSMGIRVDEDSLARQLKLADCEDRAKLPFQKSLLNKELPYTVGGGIGQSRICMYYLRKAHIGEVQSSIWPEEVLQCAREHGIQLL, via the coding sequence ATGGAACATTTAACAATTCCTGAAGGCTACTCGTCTCCTCTTACAATTCGTGAGACAGAAGTTGCTATCAAAGAAGTAAAAGACTATTTTGAACGTGCACTTGCGAAATCCTTGCATTTGACACGTGTTTCCGCCCCATTATTTGTCCGCCCGGAATCCGGACTGAATGATAACTTAAATGGAGTAGAAAGACCTGTTTCTTTCGGTATCAAAGAGCAGGACGATGCACCTGCCGAAATCGTTCATTCACTGGCCAAATGGAAACGATATGCATTAAAGCATTATAATTTTCATTCCGGAGAAGGACTCTACACTGACATGAGTGCCATTCGTCGTGATGAGGATACTGATAATATTCATTCTATTTATGTCGATCAATGGGATTGGGAAAAAGTCATTTCCAAAGAAGAACGTAACACAGAAACCTTGGAATATACAGTAAGAAAAGTATTCAGTGCATTAAAAGAAACAGAAAACTATATTTCCAGACGTTATAACTACATTGAGCCATTATTGCCTGATGATATTTTCTTTGTAACTTCTCAGGAATTAGAAGATATGTATCCTGACAAAACACCAAAACAACGTGAATATCTGATTGCAAAAGCAAAAAAAGCGGTATTTATCTCTCAAATCGGTAAAGAACTTGCTTCAGGAGAAAAACACGATGGACGTGCTCCTGACTATGATGACTGGGACTTAAATGGTGACATCATCGTTTATTATCCTGTTTTGGATATTGCATTAGAGCTTTCTTCTATGGGAATTCGTGTTGATGAAGATTCACTTGCCAGACAGCTTAAACTTGCAGATTGCGAGGATCGCGCCAAACTTCCATTCCAGAAATCGCTTCTTAACAAAGAGCTTCCTTACACTGTCGGTGGCGGTATCGGACAGTCACGTATTTGTATGTATTACTTAAGAAAAGCACATATCGGTGAAGTCCAGTCTTCTATCTGGCCTGAAGAAGTCCTTCAATGTGCAAGAGAACATGGCATTCAGTTATTGTAA
- a CDS encoding ROK family glucokinase has product MKKYGFGVDVGGTTCKIGLFDMSGVILEKWEIKTNTENNGASILDDVAASVLGKMEEKNIDKEDVQGIGLGVPGPVDNEGVVHKCVNLGWDVVNVEKELEEKTGLLVKAGNDANVAALGEMWQGGGKGYQNVVMVTLGTGVGGGIIVGGKIIAGANGAGGELGHIHMDDEETECCGCGRKGCLEQYASATGIVRMAKKKLQTETRTTKLTAFDPLTAKDIFDVAKEGDEVALELVDKLCTVLGTALANVAGVVDPEVFVIGGGVSRAGDILIEGIQKKYSEIVFQACRETKVTLATLGNDAGMYGCVKLLF; this is encoded by the coding sequence ATGAAAAAATATGGATTTGGTGTAGATGTAGGGGGAACTACTTGCAAAATTGGTCTGTTTGATATGAGCGGTGTGATTCTTGAAAAATGGGAGATCAAAACAAATACAGAGAATAACGGAGCATCTATATTGGATGATGTTGCAGCATCTGTACTTGGTAAGATGGAAGAAAAGAATATTGATAAAGAAGATGTTCAGGGAATTGGACTTGGCGTGCCTGGACCGGTTGACAATGAAGGTGTAGTACATAAATGCGTAAATCTTGGCTGGGATGTTGTAAATGTTGAGAAAGAACTGGAAGAGAAGACAGGGCTTCTTGTAAAGGCAGGAAATGATGCGAATGTAGCTGCGCTCGGTGAGATGTGGCAAGGTGGCGGTAAAGGATATCAGAATGTTGTCATGGTCACACTTGGAACAGGTGTTGGCGGTGGAATCATCGTTGGCGGTAAAATTATTGCAGGAGCTAATGGAGCCGGAGGGGAGCTTGGCCATATCCATATGGATGATGAGGAAACAGAATGCTGTGGTTGTGGAAGAAAAGGTTGTCTGGAACAGTATGCATCTGCTACAGGAATTGTACGTATGGCAAAGAAGAAGCTTCAGACTGAAACAAGAACAACAAAATTGACAGCTTTTGATCCATTAACAGCAAAAGATATTTTTGATGTAGCAAAAGAAGGAGATGAAGTAGCGTTAGAGCTGGTAGACAAGCTTTGTACAGTGCTTGGAACTGCTTTGGCAAATGTAGCCGGTGTAGTAGACCCAGAGGTTTTTGTAATCGGTGGAGGTGTTTCAAGAGCGGGAGACATTCTTATTGAAGGAATCCAGAAAAAATATTCTGAAATAGTATTCCAGGCATGTCGTGAGACAAAAGTGACACTTGCAACACTTGGAAATGATGCAGGTATGTATGGATGTGTTAAATTATTATTCTAA
- a CDS encoding YoaK family protein, whose protein sequence is MKHSKQMSESIRLGIVLAVAGGFMDAYSYMCRDGVFANAQTGNMLLLGIHLSQKEWGVAAHYFFPVMAFAIGIALAEVIRYKSNEEGLFHWRQFSVLVEAIVLMGVSFISQDMNTLANSLTSFACGIQVESFRKIHGNGIATTMCIGNLRSATQNLTDFLRTKKSSCLQKSLLYYGVILCFVVGAIIGNKFVNLMKERAILICSAILFVAFIMMFVDREKQEHEKI, encoded by the coding sequence ATGAAACATTCGAAACAAATGTCGGAATCCATTCGACTGGGAATTGTGCTTGCAGTAGCAGGAGGATTTATGGATGCATATTCCTATATGTGCAGGGACGGGGTATTTGCAAATGCACAGACAGGAAATATGCTTTTACTTGGAATTCATTTATCACAGAAAGAATGGGGAGTGGCGGCACATTATTTCTTCCCGGTGATGGCATTTGCAATCGGAATTGCGCTGGCTGAAGTGATTCGTTACAAGAGTAATGAAGAAGGTTTGTTTCACTGGAGGCAATTTTCTGTATTAGTGGAAGCTATTGTACTTATGGGTGTAAGCTTTATTTCACAAGATATGAATACGCTGGCGAACAGTCTTACATCTTTTGCATGCGGAATTCAAGTAGAAAGTTTTCGTAAGATTCATGGAAATGGGATCGCGACAACCATGTGTATTGGCAATTTGCGAAGTGCAACACAGAATCTGACGGATTTTTTAAGAACAAAAAAAAGCAGTTGTTTGCAAAAAAGTCTTTTGTATTATGGCGTAATTTTATGCTTTGTGGTGGGTGCTATCATTGGAAATAAGTTCGTAAACCTAATGAAAGAAAGAGCTATTTTGATTTGTTCAGCTATTTTATTTGTTGCATTTATCATGATGTTTGTAGATCGCGAAAAACAGGAGCATGAAAAAATATAG
- a CDS encoding DegV family protein: MEEYILSCCSTADMPKEFFEERKISYICFHYFMDGVEYPDDLGQSMPFQQFYKKMQDGADTKTSQINVGEFVEYFRPFLEDGKDILHVTLSSGISGVLNSARTAKEMLEEEYPDRKIYIIDSLAASSGYGLLMDKLADLRDEGKSIDEVASWAEEHKLEVHHWFFTTDLTFFIKGGRISKISGWFGTALDICPLLNVSNEGKLIPRFKIRGKKKVSKEIVKKMEQFAVNGLEYADKCFMSQSACYEDARKVADMIEERFPNLKGNVMINDIGTTIGSHTGPGTVALFFWGTKREN; the protein is encoded by the coding sequence ATGGAAGAGTATATTTTAAGTTGTTGTTCTACGGCGGATATGCCAAAAGAATTTTTTGAAGAACGAAAGATATCATATATTTGTTTTCACTATTTTATGGATGGAGTAGAGTATCCGGATGATCTTGGACAGTCTATGCCATTTCAACAGTTTTATAAAAAGATGCAGGATGGTGCGGATACCAAGACATCACAGATTAATGTAGGCGAGTTTGTTGAATATTTCCGACCATTTCTTGAAGATGGAAAAGATATTTTACATGTGACATTATCATCAGGAATTTCAGGAGTTTTGAATTCAGCACGCACAGCGAAAGAGATGCTGGAAGAAGAATATCCGGACCGAAAGATTTATATTATTGATTCGCTTGCAGCATCTTCTGGATATGGACTATTGATGGATAAGCTGGCAGATTTGCGAGATGAAGGAAAATCCATTGATGAGGTTGCTTCATGGGCTGAAGAACATAAGCTGGAAGTACATCATTGGTTTTTCACAACAGACCTTACATTTTTTATTAAAGGGGGAAGAATATCTAAGATTTCGGGATGGTTTGGAACAGCGTTAGATATTTGTCCACTATTAAATGTAAGCAATGAGGGAAAATTAATTCCAAGATTTAAGATACGTGGAAAGAAAAAAGTCAGCAAAGAAATAGTGAAGAAGATGGAGCAATTTGCCGTTAATGGTTTAGAATATGCAGACAAATGCTTTATGTCCCAGTCAGCATGTTATGAAGATGCAAGAAAAGTTGCAGATATGATAGAAGAGCGTTTTCCGAATCTGAAAGGAAATGTTATGATCAATGACATTGGGACCACGATTGGAAGTCATACAGGCCCTGGAACTGTTGCATTGTTTTTCTGGGGAACAAAACGAGAAAATTAA
- a CDS encoding NAD(P)-binding protein, giving the protein MSRLEIPTPIRAQVVVEGLYRDLERRIESSPPGLCPVDMTRAFLEMCHTQSCGKCVPCRVGLWQLKNLLTDVLNGEATMQTLDEMMELATSIMESADCPIGYEAAHMVYKSLLGCREDYEEHIRQGRCTCQYTQPVPCVSLCPAHVDIPGYIALVKAGRYADAIRLIRKDNPFPTTCGFICEHPCEARCRRNIVDDAVNIRGLKRVAADFAGEVPPPVCSPSTGKRIAVVGGGPVGLSAAYFLQLMGHQTHVFEMLPKLGGMLRYGIPNYRLPKDRLDDDINTILKTGVEVEYGKRIGKDMTIQSLREDYDAVLIAIGASTDKKLGIEGENADGVLSAVRFLRDVGEGTPANLEGQEVAVIGGGNVSMDAVRTAKRLGAKKVSIVYRRRTADMTALAAEIEGAIAEGIEVQTLMAPSKIQVDDNNHVTGIYVTPQMISKIKDGRASVRPTGEEDVFIPCQTLIVAIGQDIEFQHFEEAGVPVQRGKIQTATSGGFDNIPGVFAGGDCASGPATVIKAIAAAKVVAANIDEYLGYHHIISCDVEIPEPELCDRKPCGRVNLTEREAGERVCDFDGVENCMSKAEADQEAERCLRCDHFGYGSFKGGRETLW; this is encoded by the coding sequence ATGAGTAGATTAGAAATCCCTACCCCTATCCGGGCTCAGGTCGTTGTTGAAGGACTCTATCGTGATCTGGAACGTCGAATCGAATCCAGCCCTCCGGGACTTTGTCCTGTAGATATGACTCGTGCCTTTCTTGAAATGTGTCACACACAATCCTGTGGCAAATGTGTTCCTTGCCGTGTCGGTCTCTGGCAGCTAAAAAACCTTTTGACAGATGTTTTAAATGGCGAAGCTACCATGCAGACATTAGATGAAATGATGGAGCTTGCTACTTCTATTATGGAAAGTGCTGATTGTCCGATTGGATACGAGGCTGCTCATATGGTCTACAAAAGTTTATTAGGCTGTCGTGAAGATTATGAAGAGCATATTCGTCAGGGAAGATGTACATGCCAGTATACTCAGCCGGTTCCTTGTGTATCGCTTTGTCCTGCACATGTTGACATTCCTGGTTATATCGCACTTGTAAAAGCAGGTCGTTACGCAGATGCTATCCGCTTAATCAGAAAGGATAACCCATTCCCTACAACCTGTGGTTTTATCTGCGAGCATCCTTGTGAAGCACGTTGCCGCCGTAATATTGTTGACGATGCTGTCAATATCCGCGGTCTCAAGCGTGTAGCAGCTGACTTTGCAGGCGAAGTTCCACCTCCGGTCTGTTCACCATCCACAGGTAAACGAATTGCTGTTGTAGGTGGAGGTCCGGTTGGACTAAGCGCTGCATATTTTCTGCAGTTAATGGGACATCAGACACATGTATTTGAGATGCTTCCAAAATTAGGTGGTATGCTTCGCTATGGTATTCCTAATTATCGTCTTCCTAAAGACCGTCTGGATGATGATATTAATACAATCTTAAAAACAGGTGTCGAAGTTGAATATGGTAAACGAATCGGTAAAGATATGACTATCCAGAGTCTTCGTGAAGATTATGACGCTGTCCTGATTGCAATCGGAGCAAGTACAGATAAAAAACTTGGTATCGAAGGTGAGAATGCAGACGGAGTCCTCTCCGCAGTTCGTTTCCTCCGTGATGTCGGGGAAGGAACACCTGCAAATCTTGAGGGACAGGAAGTTGCTGTTATTGGTGGCGGTAATGTATCTATGGATGCAGTCCGCACTGCAAAACGTCTCGGTGCCAAAAAGGTAAGCATTGTATATCGTCGTCGTACAGCTGATATGACAGCTCTTGCAGCTGAAATTGAAGGGGCTATCGCTGAAGGAATTGAAGTGCAGACTTTGATGGCTCCATCCAAAATCCAGGTAGATGACAATAATCATGTGACCGGTATTTATGTTACTCCGCAAATGATCAGCAAGATTAAAGACGGACGTGCAAGTGTACGACCGACAGGAGAAGAAGACGTATTTATTCCTTGTCAGACACTGATCGTTGCCATCGGACAAGATATCGAATTTCAGCATTTTGAAGAAGCCGGTGTACCTGTTCAGCGCGGTAAGATCCAGACTGCAACATCCGGTGGATTTGATAATATTCCTGGCGTATTTGCCGGTGGAGACTGTGCATCCGGTCCTGCAACTGTAATCAAAGCAATTGCAGCTGCTAAAGTAGTCGCAGCAAACATTGATGAATATCTTGGATATCATCATATCATCAGCTGTGATGTTGAGATTCCGGAACCAGAACTTTGTGATCGTAAACCTTGCGGAAGAGTAAACTTAACGGAACGTGAAGCAGGTGAACGCGTCTGCGACTTTGATGGTGTTGAAAACTGTATGTCCAAAGCTGAGGCAGATCAAGAAGCCGAACGTTGTCTGCGCTGTGATCACTTCGGTTATGGAAGCTTCAAAGGAGGTCGAGAAACATTATGGTAA
- a CDS encoding [FeFe] hydrogenase, group A: MVNITIDNQKISVPEGTTIMEAAASIGIQIPKLCYLKGINDIAACRVCVVEREGMDRLMTSCNNVAIEGMVIYTNSPKVRDARKKTVQLILSQHDCQCATCVRSGNCTLQKIANDLNILDIPYKQRLEDFPWDKDFPFIRDSKKCIKCMRCIQICDKIQDLHIWDVTSTGSRTTVNVRGNKKISDVSCSLCGQCITHCPVGALHERDDTEKVFRAIADPNKVVVAQVAPAVRAAWGEALGLSREEATVGKIMDSLKRLGVDYVFDTTFSADLTIMEEGNEFLQRFTKGELKLRPMFTSCCPGWVRFIKSQYPHLVPQLSTAKSPQQMFGAVMKTYFAESIGVKPENIYTLSIMPCVAKKGERNMELFYKEYAGNDIDAVLTTRELTRMIRSSHISPSTLVDRECDPLMKEGSGAGVIFGATGGVMEAALRSAHYLVTGKNPEPDAFKIVRSPSFETGVIEAEVQLGSATVKAAVVSGLGNTRKLLEAIEHGEVHYDFVEVMACPGGCVGGGGQPIHDGEELAHERGENLYFLDTNAPLRFSHENPDVQKLYSDYMEKPLSHKAHMLLHTDHNAWEMPKA, encoded by the coding sequence ATGGTAAATATTACGATTGATAACCAAAAAATCTCCGTACCGGAAGGTACAACCATTATGGAAGCGGCTGCATCCATCGGCATCCAGATTCCCAAACTTTGCTATTTAAAAGGTATTAACGATATCGCAGCCTGTCGTGTCTGCGTTGTCGAACGTGAAGGGATGGATCGTCTTATGACCTCCTGCAATAACGTTGCGATAGAAGGCATGGTTATTTACACAAACAGTCCTAAGGTTCGTGATGCCCGCAAAAAAACGGTACAGCTTATCTTATCTCAGCATGACTGCCAGTGTGCAACTTGTGTCAGAAGTGGAAACTGTACATTACAGAAAATCGCAAATGATTTGAATATACTTGATATTCCATATAAACAAAGACTGGAAGATTTTCCATGGGATAAGGATTTTCCTTTTATCCGCGATTCCAAAAAATGTATTAAATGTATGCGCTGCATCCAGATTTGTGATAAAATTCAGGATTTACATATCTGGGATGTGACAAGTACCGGTTCTAGAACAACCGTAAATGTAAGAGGAAACAAAAAGATTTCTGATGTATCTTGTTCACTTTGTGGACAGTGCATTACCCATTGCCCTGTTGGTGCACTTCATGAAAGAGACGATACAGAAAAAGTATTCCGTGCCATTGCCGATCCAAATAAGGTAGTTGTTGCACAGGTTGCTCCTGCTGTACGTGCCGCATGGGGTGAAGCTCTCGGATTATCTCGTGAAGAGGCAACTGTAGGCAAAATCATGGATTCCCTCAAACGTCTTGGTGTAGATTATGTATTTGATACAACATTCTCTGCTGACCTGACCATTATGGAAGAAGGAAATGAATTCCTGCAGAGATTTACAAAAGGCGAATTAAAATTACGTCCAATGTTTACATCCTGCTGCCCTGGATGGGTTCGATTTATCAAATCGCAATACCCTCATCTGGTTCCACAGTTATCAACTGCAAAATCTCCACAGCAGATGTTTGGTGCAGTCATGAAAACTTATTTTGCTGAATCAATTGGAGTAAAACCAGAAAATATTTACACACTTTCCATCATGCCTTGCGTTGCTAAAAAAGGTGAACGAAACATGGAACTGTTCTATAAAGAATATGCCGGAAATGATATTGATGCGGTTCTTACAACCCGCGAACTTACACGTATGATCCGCTCTTCACACATTTCACCTTCTACATTAGTAGACCGTGAATGCGACCCACTTATGAAAGAAGGAAGCGGTGCCGGTGTAATCTTCGGTGCTACCGGAGGTGTTATGGAGGCAGCTCTTCGTTCTGCCCACTATCTTGTAACAGGTAAAAATCCAGAGCCGGATGCATTTAAAATTGTACGAAGCCCATCTTTTGAGACAGGTGTTATAGAGGCTGAAGTACAGCTTGGCAGTGCAACTGTAAAAGCTGCCGTTGTCAGTGGACTTGGCAATACACGTAAATTACTTGAAGCAATCGAACATGGCGAAGTACACTATGACTTCGTAGAAGTTATGGCCTGTCCTGGCGGATGCGTCGGAGGTGGAGGTCAGCCAATCCATGATGGAGAAGAACTTGCCCATGAGCGTGGTGAAAATCTCTACTTCCTGGATACTAATGCACCGCTTCGTTTCTCTCATGAAAATCCTGATGTACAGAAGCTGTACTCTGACTACATGGAGAAACCATTATCGCACAAAGCACATATGCTTCTTCACACAGACCATAATGCCTGGGAGATGCCAAAAGCTTAA
- a CDS encoding ATP-binding protein, translated as MGITVQELRNLDKDSYQIIDMRDEIEVAHGSIPNAVHMPAEEIHKAIEEQTEDAFPRDKKLVICCARGRFSTDVAEALCESGYDAVSLQGGYIAWLLDTMKQQEADEICADVEQSIRKKFHKPIWSKFTKAINQYELVKEGDRIAVCISGGKDSMLMAKLFQELKRHNKFQFDVKFLVMDPGYSPANRQVIEENARKLKVPITVFESDIFDSVYNIEKSPCYLCARMRRGHLYSYAKELGCNKIALGHHYDDVIETILMGMLYGAQVQTMMPKLHSTNFEGMELIRPLYLVREDSIKAWRDYNNLHFIQCACKFTDTCTTCNNEENQSKRMEIKALIQELKKTNKYVEGNIFKSVENVNLSTIVAYKEHGVKHHFLDTYDEE; from the coding sequence ATGGGAATTACGGTACAGGAATTAAGAAATCTGGATAAGGACAGCTACCAGATTATCGATATGCGAGATGAAATTGAAGTGGCACATGGCAGCATTCCGAATGCGGTTCATATGCCAGCAGAAGAGATACATAAGGCGATAGAAGAACAGACAGAAGATGCATTTCCAAGAGATAAGAAACTGGTTATCTGTTGTGCAAGAGGGCGCTTCAGTACAGATGTGGCAGAAGCATTGTGTGAATCCGGTTATGATGCGGTAAGTCTTCAAGGAGGTTACATTGCATGGTTGCTGGACACGATGAAGCAGCAGGAGGCAGATGAAATCTGCGCAGATGTGGAGCAGAGTATCCGGAAGAAATTTCATAAACCAATCTGGAGCAAATTCACAAAAGCAATCAATCAGTACGAATTGGTAAAAGAGGGCGATCGAATCGCAGTTTGCATTTCCGGTGGTAAGGATTCCATGCTAATGGCAAAGTTGTTTCAGGAATTGAAGAGACATAATAAGTTTCAGTTTGATGTAAAATTTCTTGTTATGGATCCGGGATATAGCCCTGCAAACAGACAGGTTATTGAGGAAAATGCAAGAAAGCTGAAAGTGCCGATCACGGTGTTTGAGTCAGATATTTTTGATTCTGTATACAATATAGAAAAATCACCATGTTATTTGTGTGCACGAATGCGAAGAGGACATTTGTACAGTTATGCAAAAGAATTAGGATGCAATAAAATTGCGCTGGGTCATCATTATGACGATGTTATTGAGACGATTTTGATGGGAATGTTGTACGGGGCACAGGTTCAGACGATGATGCCGAAACTTCACAGTACAAATTTTGAAGGAATGGAATTGATTCGTCCATTATATCTGGTTCGAGAGGATAGTATTAAAGCGTGGAGAGATTACAATAATTTGCATTTTATTCAGTGTGCCTGCAAATTTACGGACACATGCACAACATGTAATAACGAAGAAAATCAGTCAAAAAGAATGGAAATCAAGGCACTTATCCAGGAATTGAAAAAGACAAACAAATATGTTGAGGGAAATATTTTTAAAAGTGTCGAGAATGTGAATTTAAGTACGATCGTGGCATATAAAGAGCATGGAGTGAAGCATCATTTCTTAGATACATATGATGAAGAGTAG
- a CDS encoding cupin domain-containing protein, protein MAGIKNFNKAEVVTLKEQVAYQEGQVVSKTLAQNEHLSVTLFAFDKDEEISTHESGGDAFVTCLDGVGKITIDGEEYILKEGESIVMPAKHPHAVYGQEQFKMLLVVVF, encoded by the coding sequence ATGGCAGGAATTAAAAATTTTAACAAAGCAGAAGTAGTAACATTAAAAGAACAGGTAGCATATCAGGAAGGTCAGGTTGTCTCAAAAACACTTGCTCAAAATGAACATTTAAGTGTAACACTGTTTGCATTCGATAAAGATGAAGAAATCAGCACACATGAGTCAGGCGGTGATGCATTTGTAACATGTCTGGACGGAGTTGGAAAAATCACAATTGATGGAGAAGAATACATTTTAAAAGAAGGTGAATCCATTGTAATGCCAGCCAAACACCCACATGCAGTGTATGGACAGGAGCAGTTTAAGATGTTGCTGGTGGTTGTGTTTTAG